In one window of Polynucleobacter sp. AM-7D1 DNA:
- the bamB gene encoding outer membrane protein assembly factor BamB, with product MMDCKRVAKLASTALVLGSVVVALVACSGSSRVRKPAELVSVNNQFELAPVWSTSIGSSVPFNFHPTVVGDAVYAASHRGNLTKIDLRTGEKIWEVSVPDRLSIGPGSDGRTTAVVTTKGAVYAYDDTGKPSWNVNVGSEVLSEPVVAGGVVIIRTLDNRFIGLDAQTGARKWTYQRQQSALSLRVGYGMLAIGNEVIVTGFAGGRFGMIAIANGGLVWETPVSFPKGFSEIERLNDVTAKPSMDGEIICAVSYQGRVGCGQARTGNLLWFKDYSSYTGTAQSPELVFSSNEKSYVTAFAVKDGSQVWENTQLTFRDVGEPMAVGKVLLVGDAQGYVHALSQANGEMLARIRHDSSPISAAPIAVNGLILVQSQGGKLAAYSPK from the coding sequence ATGATGGATTGCAAACGCGTAGCAAAACTAGCAAGCACAGCCTTGGTACTGGGCTCTGTAGTAGTTGCTTTGGTAGCCTGCTCTGGTAGCTCGCGTGTACGCAAACCTGCTGAGCTTGTATCGGTTAACAATCAGTTTGAATTGGCGCCAGTATGGTCAACTAGTATTGGCTCATCCGTACCATTTAACTTTCATCCTACGGTAGTGGGCGACGCAGTCTATGCGGCATCTCATCGCGGGAATCTCACTAAGATCGATTTGCGCACCGGTGAAAAAATCTGGGAAGTCTCTGTGCCTGATCGCCTTTCTATCGGTCCTGGATCTGACGGACGCACTACTGCAGTTGTCACTACTAAAGGTGCTGTCTACGCCTATGACGATACTGGCAAGCCAAGCTGGAATGTCAATGTTGGTAGTGAAGTGCTATCAGAGCCAGTGGTTGCTGGTGGGGTTGTCATCATTCGTACGCTGGATAACCGTTTTATTGGTTTGGATGCTCAGACTGGTGCGCGTAAGTGGACTTATCAACGTCAACAATCCGCTTTATCTTTGCGTGTTGGCTATGGCATGCTGGCAATTGGCAATGAGGTGATTGTGACTGGATTTGCCGGTGGTCGTTTCGGCATGATTGCGATTGCAAATGGCGGCCTAGTTTGGGAGACCCCGGTTTCCTTTCCAAAAGGATTTTCTGAAATTGAGCGCCTTAATGATGTGACTGCTAAGCCAAGTATGGATGGCGAAATTATTTGCGCCGTTTCTTATCAGGGCCGTGTTGGTTGTGGCCAAGCACGTACAGGCAATTTATTGTGGTTCAAAGATTATTCAAGCTATACCGGTACTGCACAAAGTCCTGAGCTAGTTTTTTCTTCTAATGAAAAGTCTTACGTCACTGCATTTGCGGTCAAAGATGGTTCACAAGTTTGGGAAAACACCCAGCTGACATTTAGAGATGTGGGTGAGCCGATGGCAGTTGGTAAAGTTCTTCTCGTGGGTGATGCGCAAGGCTATGTGCATGCACTCTCACAAGCGAATGGTGAAATGCTGGCACGCATTCGTCATGACAGTAGTCCAATCTCAGCCGCACCGATTGCGGTGAACGGCCTCATCTTGGTTCAATCTCAAGGTGGAAAACTAGCGGCGTACAGTCCAAAATGA
- a CDS encoding tetratricopeptide repeat protein, translating into MPLDLEEQEQLDQLKAFWQKYRNLITAVITAALFAYAAYSGYQWWRTSQAASASQLYETMVTAIGKGDKDQTLRAADDLQKQYSGTPYAAMSSLVAAKIASDAGDPAKATEYLRWAAKNSSDQGYLALAKLRLSAQLIELGTEKDFAEADAILKEKPISGFEALWLERRGDWYLAQNNSADARKSYEAAWKQLNDSKEFPEEARRLLKVKLDAVGGVAQ; encoded by the coding sequence ATGCCTTTAGACCTAGAAGAACAAGAACAATTAGATCAACTTAAAGCATTTTGGCAAAAGTATCGCAACCTGATTACCGCTGTAATCACCGCTGCCTTATTTGCCTACGCAGCCTATAGTGGATACCAATGGTGGCGCACAAGTCAGGCTGCCTCTGCATCTCAGTTATACGAAACAATGGTCACTGCAATTGGCAAGGGGGATAAAGATCAAACCTTACGTGCCGCTGATGATTTGCAAAAGCAATATTCGGGTACGCCTTACGCAGCGATGTCGAGTCTAGTCGCTGCAAAGATTGCCTCTGATGCAGGTGACCCTGCTAAAGCGACGGAATATTTGCGCTGGGCTGCCAAGAACTCATCTGACCAGGGATACTTAGCTCTAGCTAAGTTGCGCTTAAGTGCTCAATTAATTGAGCTTGGTACAGAAAAAGATTTTGCTGAAGCTGATGCAATCCTCAAAGAAAAGCCCATTTCAGGTTTTGAGGCATTGTGGTTAGAACGACGTGGCGACTGGTATTTGGCGCAAAATAATAGTGCTGATGCGCGTAAGAGTTATGAGGCTGCATGGAAGCAGTTGAATGATTCAAAAGAATTCCCTGAAGAGGCTCGTCGCCTTTTGAAGGTTAAATTAGATGCTGTTGGAGGAGTTGCTCAGTGA
- the hflK gene encoding FtsH protease activity modulator HflK, whose protein sequence is MRKFLELFSVNDPGWGNSHPGSGSKDAKEGQSSDQNPKVDPAKPDADKPVETQPQNRPARPDGPPDLDELWRDFNDRLGSLFGGKKKPGGSSKPANKPNSTDIPPPSQRGNGGGNNGGGGMSAPNFNFSNPFGSRASLILVAGGVGLMWLLSGFYMIQEGQSGVVTTFGKYSYTSGPGINWRMPWPVQAEQTVNVSGVRSVEVGRSILIKATNQKDTSMLTEDENIIDVRFAVQYRLKDPTDYLFNNRDPDMTVVQAAETAVREIVARSKMDTVLYEGREKIAIDLAASIQKILDSYKTGIYVTSVTVQNVQPPEQVQAAFDDAVKAGQDQERLKSEGQAYANDIIPRAKGTADRLIQEAEGYKARVVATAEGDANRFKQVLTEYAKAPGVTRDRMYIDSMREMYNNVSKVLVDTTKSNSMLYLPLDKIIAQVSAESAQVAAGQVSASTPTGSVTVGGATGNPAAPFSNNVTSPSSSNASSIGAAEKRDGLRSRDRGDAR, encoded by the coding sequence ATGCGTAAATTTCTTGAGCTGTTCTCGGTCAATGATCCAGGCTGGGGTAATAGTCACCCAGGCAGTGGATCTAAAGATGCGAAAGAGGGTCAAAGCTCCGACCAAAACCCTAAAGTTGATCCGGCCAAGCCAGATGCGGATAAGCCTGTTGAAACTCAACCGCAGAATCGGCCTGCACGACCAGACGGCCCTCCAGACTTAGATGAACTTTGGCGTGACTTTAATGACCGCCTAGGAAGTTTATTTGGCGGTAAGAAAAAGCCAGGCGGCTCAAGCAAGCCTGCAAATAAGCCAAACAGTACCGACATTCCACCTCCATCCCAGCGCGGTAATGGCGGTGGCAATAACGGTGGTGGTGGCATGAGTGCACCTAACTTCAACTTCAGCAATCCCTTTGGTTCAAGAGCAAGCTTGATTCTGGTTGCTGGTGGCGTGGGATTGATGTGGCTTTTGAGTGGTTTTTACATGATCCAAGAGGGTCAGTCTGGGGTAGTGACTACCTTCGGAAAGTACTCTTACACGTCTGGCCCTGGTATTAACTGGCGCATGCCTTGGCCTGTCCAGGCTGAGCAAACTGTAAATGTCTCAGGGGTGCGTTCTGTAGAAGTTGGGCGTTCAATTTTGATTAAAGCAACTAATCAAAAAGATACCTCAATGCTGACTGAAGACGAAAACATCATTGATGTACGTTTTGCAGTTCAGTACCGCTTAAAAGATCCAACAGATTATTTATTTAATAATCGTGATCCCGATATGACTGTGGTCCAGGCTGCAGAAACTGCAGTCCGTGAAATCGTTGCGCGTAGCAAGATGGATACTGTTTTATACGAAGGTCGTGAAAAGATTGCGATTGATTTGGCGGCCTCGATACAGAAAATTCTAGATAGCTATAAAACTGGTATCTACGTTACTAGTGTGACTGTTCAAAACGTTCAGCCTCCAGAGCAAGTGCAGGCAGCATTTGACGATGCTGTAAAAGCAGGGCAAGACCAGGAGAGACTCAAGAGCGAAGGGCAGGCATACGCTAACGACATTATTCCTCGTGCAAAAGGTACGGCTGATCGACTTATTCAAGAGGCTGAAGGTTACAAGGCTAGGGTGGTTGCAACTGCAGAGGGTGATGCAAATCGCTTTAAGCAAGTCTTGACTGAATATGCAAAGGCACCTGGTGTGACTCGTGACCGTATGTACATTGATAGCATGCGCGAGATGTATAACAACGTTTCTAAAGTCCTGGTGGACACCACCAAGAGCAACAGCATGCTCTATCTGCCGCTTGATAAGATCATTGCGCAAGTCAGCGCTGAAAGTGCACAAGTTGCTGCTGGTCAGGTATCAGCTTCTACACCTACCGGATCAGTAACAGTGGGTGGTGCGACAGGTAACCCAGCCGCTCCATTTAGCAACAACGTAACTAGCCCAAGCTCGAGCAATGCTTCGAGTATTGGTGCTGCCGAAAAACGCGACGGCTTGAGAAGCCGTGATAGAGGGGATGCAAGATAA
- the hisS gene encoding histidine--tRNA ligase produces the protein MTDQINSSKAQKIQKINGVRGMNDLLPADAAQWTYLEHVLRDLTRAYGYEYLRTPIVEATAVFQRGIGEVTDIVEKEMYSFEDRLNGEQLTLRPEGTAAVVRSVVENNLLYEGPKRLWYTGPMFRHERPQRGRYRQFHQFGIEAMGFAGPDIDAEIILMGQRLWDELGLKGVRLEINSLGQAPERAEHRAALVTYFEKHQDQLDEDSQRRLLTNPLRILDSKNPAMQDLIEGAPKLLDFLGEESLQHFGAVQTLLKANNIPCKINPRLVRGLDYYNLTVFEWITEELGAQGTIAGGGRYDPLIERMGGKATPACGWAMGMERVLELMKVSGSLPEPQAQCDAFVIHQGGETLTAAMIIAERLRNAGIDVILFCPPDGQTASFKSQMKKADASGAAYAVIIGPDELAKNEAQLKDLRATGEQKAVALDSVVEAVIDAIVGATE, from the coding sequence ATGACAGACCAGATCAATTCCTCCAAAGCTCAAAAGATTCAGAAAATTAATGGTGTTCGCGGCATGAATGATCTCTTGCCGGCCGATGCTGCGCAGTGGACGTATTTGGAGCATGTATTACGTGACCTTACTCGCGCTTACGGTTATGAATACCTGCGCACTCCGATTGTGGAAGCAACCGCCGTATTTCAGCGTGGCATTGGTGAAGTAACCGATATCGTTGAAAAGGAAATGTATTCCTTTGAGGATCGCCTCAATGGTGAGCAGCTCACATTGCGTCCAGAAGGTACAGCCGCTGTAGTTCGATCCGTAGTTGAAAACAATCTGCTCTACGAAGGACCAAAGCGTCTTTGGTATACAGGGCCGATGTTCCGCCATGAGCGTCCACAGCGTGGTCGCTATCGCCAGTTCCATCAATTTGGTATTGAAGCGATGGGCTTTGCTGGCCCAGATATTGATGCAGAAATCATTTTGATGGGTCAACGTCTGTGGGATGAGCTTGGACTCAAGGGCGTACGTCTGGAGATTAATTCTCTTGGGCAAGCTCCGGAGCGTGCTGAGCATCGTGCTGCCTTGGTAACATACTTTGAGAAACATCAAGACCAGCTCGATGAAGATTCTCAGCGTCGTTTATTAACAAACCCTTTGCGTATCTTGGATTCTAAAAATCCAGCAATGCAAGATTTAATTGAGGGTGCTCCAAAGTTACTGGATTTCTTAGGTGAAGAGTCGCTCCAGCATTTTGGGGCTGTACAAACCTTATTAAAGGCCAACAACATTCCTTGCAAGATCAATCCTCGCTTAGTGCGTGGCTTGGATTACTACAACCTAACGGTTTTTGAATGGATTACTGAAGAGTTGGGTGCGCAGGGCACGATTGCTGGTGGCGGTCGTTACGACCCCTTAATTGAGCGCATGGGCGGTAAAGCTACACCGGCCTGTGGCTGGGCAATGGGCATGGAGCGAGTTCTGGAATTAATGAAGGTTTCAGGTTCCTTGCCAGAGCCTCAGGCTCAATGTGATGCTTTTGTCATTCACCAGGGTGGTGAGACTTTGACTGCGGCCATGATCATTGCCGAGCGCCTCCGTAATGCCGGCATTGATGTCATCCTGTTTTGCCCTCCAGATGGCCAGACTGCCAGCTTTAAGTCACAAATGAAGAAGGCAGACGCCAGTGGGGCAGCCTATGCCGTCATTATTGGCCCAGATGAATTGGCCAAGAATGAGGCTCAGCTCAAGGATCTACGTGCTACTGGTGAGCAGAAGGCGGTAGCCCTGGATAGCGTGGTGGAAGCGGTAATTGATGCCATAGTCGGCGCCACCGAATAG
- the ispG gene encoding flavodoxin-dependent (E)-4-hydroxy-3-methylbut-2-enyl-diphosphate synthase — MSNSSSNLPKLPLGPSPKRATRQATVAWKTNIITVGGDAPVRVQSMTNTDTADALATAIQVKELARAGSEMVRITVDTPAAAEAVPYIREQLDKMDVLVPLIGDFHYNGHTLLNDYPECAKALSKYRINPGNVGKGAKRDPQFAQMIEAACKYDKPIRIGVNWGSLDQDLLACIMDSNAALPEPKTAQEVMIEALIQSALQSAEKAVEFGMNPNQILLSCKVSNVQDLVAVYRDLSRRSDYPLHLGLTEAGMGSKGIVSSTAAMGILLQEGIGDTIRVSLTPDPGAPRENEIIVAQEILQTMGLRNFTPMVIACPGCGRTTSTTFQELAANIQSYLRQQMPVWKKTHPGVEAMNVAVMGCIVNGPGESKHANIGISLPGTGETPAAPVFVDGVKVKTLRGENIAQEFQVIVDDYVNQHYAPK, encoded by the coding sequence ATGAGTAATTCATCTAGCAATCTTCCTAAGTTACCTTTAGGCCCATCGCCTAAGAGAGCTACACGTCAAGCAACGGTTGCTTGGAAAACCAACATCATTACTGTTGGTGGCGATGCGCCAGTACGCGTCCAATCTATGACCAACACCGATACTGCTGATGCGCTCGCTACCGCAATACAGGTTAAAGAGTTGGCTCGCGCAGGATCGGAGATGGTGCGTATTACGGTAGACACACCAGCTGCAGCTGAAGCGGTGCCCTATATTCGTGAGCAGTTAGACAAGATGGATGTCTTAGTCCCATTGATTGGTGACTTCCATTACAACGGCCACACCTTATTGAATGACTATCCAGAGTGCGCCAAAGCTTTATCCAAGTACCGCATTAATCCTGGTAATGTGGGTAAGGGCGCTAAACGCGATCCACAATTTGCGCAGATGATCGAAGCCGCTTGTAAATATGACAAGCCCATTCGGATTGGTGTGAACTGGGGCAGCTTAGATCAAGACTTACTGGCCTGCATTATGGATAGTAATGCCGCATTGCCTGAACCCAAGACTGCACAGGAAGTCATGATTGAGGCATTGATTCAGTCGGCATTGCAGTCTGCAGAAAAGGCTGTGGAGTTTGGCATGAACCCCAATCAAATTTTGCTGTCTTGTAAGGTCAGTAATGTGCAAGATTTGGTTGCCGTGTATCGCGATCTGTCTCGTCGTTCCGATTACCCATTGCATTTAGGTCTCACGGAAGCAGGTATGGGAAGCAAAGGCATTGTGTCTTCAACAGCAGCGATGGGCATCTTGTTGCAAGAGGGTATTGGTGACACGATTCGAGTCTCTCTGACTCCTGATCCAGGTGCCCCACGTGAGAATGAAATTATTGTGGCGCAAGAAATTTTGCAAACCATGGGCTTGCGTAATTTCACGCCGATGGTGATTGCATGTCCTGGTTGCGGCAGAACGACCAGCACTACCTTCCAAGAATTGGCCGCAAATATTCAATCCTATCTGCGTCAGCAAATGCCGGTATGGAAAAAAACCCATCCCGGCGTTGAGGCAATGAATGTTGCTGTCATGGGTTGTATCGTTAATGGCCCAGGCGAAAGTAAGCATGCCAATATTGGCATCTCTTTACCAGGTACTGGCGAGACTCCTGCAGCACCAGTGTTTGTGGATGGGGTCAAAGTAAAGACCCTGCGTGGCGAGAACATTGCCCAAGAGTTTCAGGTGATTGTGGACGATTACGTCAACCAACATTACGCTCCTAAATAA
- the hflX gene encoding GTPase HflX translates to MPSPQSSLPVQWSSVRKKLALYKTGVDAARAVLVGVDTGREDFADSMAELSLLADSAGSIPTASVIARKGKTDPALFIGSGKANEVKKVMEEQGAELVIFNHPLSPTQQRNLERHIGFHVMDRTGLILDIFSQRAQSHIGKTQVELAQVRYRMSRLVRAWSHLERQRGGIGVRGGPGETQMELDRRMLATKAKRLETELEKLQRQQRTQRRARNRKDVFSVSLVGYTNAGKSTLFNALTKAGTYAADQLFATLDTTSRKVHLDEVGSIVVSDTVGFIRELPHQLVEAFRATLDETIHADLILHVIDACSPVAREQKAEVEAVLREIGADDIPRIEVMNKIDQMPQTFTEGAVLVRDSEGIPSQVFLSAKTGLGLDLLRSALAECSQMTDRIRVEQNRAKVQMDPDEFLAPLPERPETSEFNPLPNRKYSPNDA, encoded by the coding sequence ATGCCATCTCCACAATCGTCCCTGCCCGTGCAGTGGAGTTCCGTACGGAAGAAGTTGGCTCTGTATAAAACAGGTGTTGATGCGGCACGAGCCGTTTTGGTTGGAGTGGATACAGGCCGCGAGGATTTTGCGGACAGCATGGCTGAACTCAGCCTTCTTGCAGACAGTGCCGGCTCTATACCTACTGCTAGCGTGATTGCCCGTAAGGGTAAAACTGATCCCGCTTTATTTATTGGCTCTGGTAAAGCGAATGAAGTCAAAAAAGTGATGGAAGAGCAAGGTGCTGAATTAGTGATTTTTAATCATCCCTTATCTCCAACACAGCAACGTAATCTAGAGCGCCATATTGGTTTTCATGTCATGGACCGTACAGGCCTGATTTTGGATATTTTTAGCCAAAGAGCACAAAGCCATATTGGTAAAACTCAGGTTGAGCTAGCCCAAGTGCGTTATCGCATGTCTAGATTGGTGCGAGCCTGGAGCCACCTAGAGCGCCAACGAGGTGGTATTGGTGTTCGTGGCGGTCCTGGTGAAACCCAGATGGAGCTTGATCGACGGATGCTGGCAACTAAGGCTAAGCGCCTAGAAACAGAACTTGAGAAGCTTCAGCGCCAGCAAAGAACCCAAAGAAGGGCACGCAATCGTAAAGATGTCTTTTCCGTATCCCTAGTTGGCTACACCAATGCGGGTAAATCCACACTGTTTAATGCCCTTACAAAAGCAGGGACATATGCGGCAGATCAGCTGTTTGCGACCCTCGACACCACCTCCCGAAAAGTCCATTTAGATGAAGTGGGCTCTATTGTGGTCTCCGATACAGTGGGTTTTATCCGGGAATTGCCCCACCAGCTGGTGGAGGCCTTCAGGGCTACCTTAGATGAAACTATCCATGCAGACCTCATTTTGCATGTTATCGACGCCTGCAGCCCTGTAGCTAGGGAGCAAAAGGCCGAAGTAGAGGCGGTTTTACGAGAAATTGGGGCTGATGACATCCCTCGAATTGAGGTCATGAACAAGATTGACCAGATGCCCCAGACCTTTACGGAAGGGGCTGTTTTGGTCCGTGATTCTGAGGGAATCCCGAGCCAGGTTTTCCTTTCCGCCAAGACTGGCCTTGGCCTTGATTTATTGCGCTCGGCGCTGGCTGAATGCTCTCAAATGACTGATAGAATAAGGGTCGAGCAGAATCGCGCTAAGGTCCAAATGGATCCAGACGAGTTTTTAGCTCCTTTGCCCGAACGACCAGAGACTTCCGAATTTAACCCACTTCCTAACCGAAAATATTCACCAAACGATGCGTAA
- the hfq gene encoding RNA chaperone Hfq yields the protein MNNSKIQLLQDPFLNALRKEHVPVSIYLVNGIKLQGNIESFDQYVVLLRNTVTQMVYKHAISTIVPARAVEFRTEEVGSV from the coding sequence ATGAATAACAGCAAAATCCAATTACTACAGGATCCGTTTCTCAATGCCTTGCGCAAAGAGCATGTCCCTGTATCCATCTATCTCGTTAACGGAATCAAACTGCAAGGCAATATTGAATCATTTGATCAGTATGTAGTGCTCTTGCGTAATACCGTAACGCAGATGGTCTACAAGCATGCCATCTCCACAATCGTCCCTGCCCGTGCAGTGGAGTTCCGTACGGAAGAAGTTGGCTCTGTATAA
- the ndk gene encoding nucleoside-diphosphate kinase has protein sequence MAIERTLSIIKPDAVAKNVIGKIYDRFESAGLKIVASRMAHLSQAEAEQFYAVHAARPFFKDLVSFMISGPVMIQVLEGEGAIAKNRDLMGATDPKKADKGTIRADFADSIDANAVHGSDAPETAAVEVAFFFAGMNVFNR, from the coding sequence ATGGCTATCGAACGCACCCTTTCTATTATCAAACCTGATGCTGTAGCAAAAAACGTGATCGGCAAGATCTACGACCGTTTCGAATCTGCTGGTTTGAAGATTGTTGCGTCCAGAATGGCGCATTTGTCACAAGCTGAAGCTGAGCAGTTCTACGCTGTGCATGCTGCCCGTCCTTTCTTTAAAGATTTGGTGAGCTTCATGATTTCTGGTCCTGTCATGATTCAGGTATTGGAAGGCGAAGGCGCAATTGCTAAGAACCGTGACTTGATGGGCGCTACTGATCCTAAGAAGGCCGACAAAGGCACTATCCGCGCTGACTTTGCTGACAGCATTGATGCAAACGCTGTTCATGGCTCTGATGCTCCTGAAACTGCTGCTGTCGAAGTTGCATTCTTCTTCGCTGGCATGAACGTTTTCAATCGTTAA
- the der gene encoding ribosome biogenesis GTPase Der, whose protein sequence is MNPVITIVGRPNVGKSTLFNRLTRSRDALVADFSGLTRDRHYGKGRIGERAFICVDTGGFEPVAKTGIVAEMAKQTKQAVAESDIVIFLVDGRLGMAPQDRVIADFLRKTGRPVILAVNKTEGMQAGVVTADFHELGLGEPFPISSAHGDGVRGLIDDALDSLGVPEPEPEEQENDPNRPMKIAVVGRPNVGKSTLINKLIGEERVIAFDMPGTTRDAIEVPFERNGKPYILVDTAGLRRRGKVFEAIEKFSVVKTLQAIADCNVVILMLDAQQDISEQDAHIAGFIVEAGRALVVAVNKWDGLDAYVKERARLEIAQKLRFLDFANVHPISAKKGTGLKELFKDVDLAYAAAMAKLPTPKLTRILQEAIEHQQPKRVGMGRPKLRYAHQGGMNPPIVVIHGTSLSGVTDSYKRYLEGRFRDVFKLRGTPLRIQMNTAKNPYVDADKGKKGKKK, encoded by the coding sequence ATGAATCCAGTCATCACTATTGTCGGTCGTCCTAACGTTGGTAAATCGACACTCTTTAATCGCTTAACGCGCTCACGCGATGCATTGGTGGCAGATTTCTCGGGCTTGACCCGTGATCGTCACTATGGCAAGGGTCGTATTGGCGAACGCGCATTTATTTGCGTAGACACTGGTGGTTTTGAGCCGGTAGCGAAGACCGGTATTGTTGCCGAGATGGCCAAGCAAACCAAGCAAGCTGTTGCTGAATCCGATATTGTGATTTTCTTAGTCGATGGTCGCTTGGGCATGGCACCACAAGACCGTGTGATTGCGGATTTCTTGCGCAAGACAGGTAGGCCAGTCATTCTGGCAGTCAATAAAACGGAAGGCATGCAAGCTGGCGTAGTCACAGCAGACTTCCATGAATTAGGTTTGGGTGAGCCATTCCCGATTTCATCAGCACATGGTGACGGTGTGCGAGGTTTGATTGATGATGCTTTGGATTCTTTGGGAGTTCCAGAGCCTGAGCCAGAAGAGCAAGAAAATGACCCTAATCGCCCAATGAAAATTGCGGTGGTTGGTCGTCCTAACGTTGGTAAATCCACCTTGATAAATAAATTGATCGGTGAAGAGCGCGTGATTGCATTTGATATGCCAGGAACAACGCGTGATGCGATTGAAGTTCCTTTTGAGCGCAATGGCAAGCCATACATCCTAGTGGATACCGCTGGTCTGCGTCGTCGTGGCAAAGTATTTGAAGCGATTGAGAAGTTCTCGGTTGTTAAAACATTGCAAGCGATTGCTGATTGCAATGTCGTAATCTTGATGCTCGATGCACAGCAAGATATTTCAGAGCAAGATGCGCATATCGCTGGATTTATTGTGGAAGCAGGGCGTGCATTGGTTGTCGCCGTGAATAAGTGGGATGGTTTAGATGCTTACGTTAAAGAGCGCGCACGTTTAGAGATTGCTCAAAAACTGCGCTTCCTCGATTTTGCAAACGTGCATCCCATCTCTGCGAAAAAAGGTACTGGCCTTAAAGAGTTATTTAAAGACGTTGATCTTGCCTATGCTGCAGCAATGGCGAAATTGCCAACACCAAAACTGACCCGTATTTTGCAAGAGGCAATTGAGCATCAGCAGCCTAAGCGTGTAGGCATGGGTCGTCCAAAATTACGCTATGCCCACCAGGGCGGTATGAATCCGCCTATTGTGGTGATTCATGGCACATCCTTGAGTGGTGTAACTGATAGCTATAAGCGCTACTTGGAAGGTCGCTTTAGGGATGTATTTAAGTTACGCGGCACGCCATTACGTATCCAGATGAATACTGCCAAAAACCCCTATGTTGATGCGGACAAAGGTAAAAAAGGCAAAAAGAAGTAA
- the rlmN gene encoding 23S rRNA (adenine(2503)-C(2))-methyltransferase RlmN, whose product MAAYVAGLNEKPFRAKQLMQWIHQRGVSDINDMSDLAKSFRATLLDKAQVLSLPVIKDEHAADGTRKWLLDVGAGNAVESVFIPEDDRGTLCISSQAGCAVNCRFCSTGHQGFSRNLTAGEIIGQLWFAEHLLRTDPNAVRRIEKYPTPGWEHTGRVISNVVMMGMGEPLLNYDNVVTALRLMLDDRAYGLSRRRVTVSTSGVVPMIDRLAQDCPVALAVSLHAPNDKLRDQLVPLNQKYPLRELLSACERYLPFAPRDFLTFEYCMLDGVNDSDIQAKELVRLLANIKCKINLIPFNPFPESGLKRSPAQRVHAFASILLDAGMVATVRKTRGDDIAAACGQLAGDVVDRTRVRERAVHDKQINLDQDDDVDSLDDEEDEQEYQPEHSVQWLKRLDD is encoded by the coding sequence ATGGCAGCGTATGTCGCGGGGTTGAATGAAAAGCCCTTTAGGGCTAAGCAACTCATGCAGTGGATACACCAACGCGGTGTTTCTGATATCAACGACATGAGCGATTTAGCAAAAAGCTTTAGAGCAACCCTGCTCGATAAAGCGCAAGTTCTTTCTCTACCAGTCATTAAAGACGAGCATGCAGCTGACGGCACCCGCAAGTGGTTGCTCGATGTTGGAGCCGGTAATGCCGTGGAGTCTGTATTTATTCCCGAAGATGATCGTGGCACCTTGTGCATTTCATCTCAGGCTGGTTGTGCGGTCAATTGCCGGTTTTGCTCAACCGGGCATCAAGGCTTCTCGCGCAATCTCACCGCCGGTGAAATCATTGGTCAACTCTGGTTTGCAGAGCATTTACTCCGCACGGATCCGAATGCAGTACGTCGTATTGAAAAATACCCAACCCCAGGCTGGGAACACACCGGTCGCGTGATCTCCAATGTGGTCATGATGGGTATGGGTGAGCCGCTACTGAACTACGACAACGTCGTCACTGCTTTACGTTTGATGCTTGATGACCGAGCCTACGGTTTGTCGCGTCGTCGTGTAACCGTCTCGACTTCTGGCGTTGTGCCAATGATTGATCGCTTGGCTCAGGATTGCCCAGTGGCATTAGCAGTCTCATTGCATGCTCCGAATGACAAGTTGCGCGATCAGCTAGTGCCGCTCAATCAAAAATATCCTTTAAGAGAATTGCTTTCCGCGTGCGAACGGTATTTGCCGTTTGCCCCAAGGGATTTCTTAACCTTTGAATACTGCATGCTCGATGGCGTGAATGACTCTGATATTCAGGCAAAAGAGTTGGTACGCTTATTAGCCAACATCAAGTGCAAGATCAACCTTATTCCATTTAATCCATTCCCAGAGTCTGGATTGAAGCGTTCACCAGCCCAGCGCGTTCACGCCTTTGCCAGCATTCTGTTGGACGCTGGCATGGTAGCCACAGTGCGTAAAACCCGTGGTGATGATATTGCAGCTGCCTGTGGTCAGTTAGCGGGTGATGTGGTCGATCGTACCCGAGTACGAGAGCGTGCCGTGCACGACAAGCAGATCAATCTCGATCAAGATGATGATGTTGACAGTCTTGATGATGAAGAAGATGAGCAAGAGTATCAGCCCGAGCACTCAGTGCAGTGGCTCAAAAGATTAGACGACTGA